Within the Pseudoalteromonas ulvae UL12 genome, the region CTAGATTGATACCTTTAATCACACGTCCTAAGTAACGTGGACATGACTCTGGGTTGACTAATTCAATCTCAATGGTGTCATTAATCGTTGCAGCAACAGGGGCAATACTCAATGCATTCACATCGATAGCATTTAACACACCGACTTCGCGAGCTAAGCCTTTAATTCCCAAACAATCACTGCGATTAGCTGTCAGATCAACGTCAACAATTGTGTCATCTAAGCCCAAGTACTCTCTAATATCCTGACCAACAGGTGCATCTAATGGTAATTCTAAAATGCCATCTGAATTATCGCTCATGCCTAGTTCTTCAAATGCACACAACATCCCGTGAGATGGTTGGCCACGAAGCTTAGCTTTTTTAATTTTAAAATCGCCAGGTAGCACTGCACCTACTTTTGCAACAGCGACTTTTAAACCTTGACGACAATTTGCTGCACCACAGACAATATCAAGGAGTTCGTCTTCGCCAACATTTACTTTAGTTACGCGTAACTTATCAGCATCAGGATGTTGTCCACATTCAACAACCTCACCTACGACAACACCTGAAAAATTACCTGCAACCGGATCCAGGCCATCAACTTCTAAACCCGCCATTGATAATTGTTCCGATAGAGCCTCGGTGTCAATTGCTGGGTTAACCCACTCTCTTAACCACTTTTCACTAAATTTCATTTAAATCTTCACTCTTATCGGAACTGGTTTAGGAATTTCAAATCATTTTCAAAAAATGCACGCAAATCGTTTACACCATAACGAAGCATTGTAAGACGTTCAACGCCCATACCAAATGCAAAACCGGTGTATTTTTCAGGATCAATCCCGACTGATTTAAGAACATTAGGGTGAACCATGCCGCAGCCTAACACTTCAAGCCATTTGCCATTTTTACCCATAACATCCACTTCAGCTGAAGGCTCAGTAAATGGGAAATATGAGGGGCGGAAACGAATTTCCATGTCTTCTTCAAAAAAGTTACGCAAGAAATCGTGTAAAATTCCTTTTAGTTCCGTAAAACTGACATCGGTATCGACCATCAAACCTTCAACTTGATGGAACATCGGCGTATGCGTTTGGTCATAATCATTACGATAAACACGCCCTGGTGATATAATTCGCAAAGGTGGTTGTTCTGTTTCCATCGTCCGAATTTGAACGCCACTTGTCTGAGTGCGCAAAACTAATTTTGGATTAAAATAGAATGTATCATGATCAGCGCGAGCAGGATGATGCTCTGGAATATTAAGGGCATCAAAGTTATGAAAGTCATCTTCTACTTCAGGTCCTGCTTTAACTGCAAAACCAAGTTCACCAAAAAAGCTTTCAATACGTTCAATTGTGCGCGTAACTGGGTGTAAACCGCCAGAAGGTAATACACGGCCAGGTAGAGTAACATCAATTGTCTCAGCAGCTAATTTTTTAGCTAATGCTTCAGAGACAAGCGTTTCTCGCTTAATATTAATCTGCTCTTGAACTGACTGTTTTGCTTGGTTGATAACTTGGCCAGCCGTTTTACGTTCTTGCGGATCCATTTTACCTAGTGTTTTTAGCAAATCAGTTATTTGCCCTTTTTTACCTAGGTAATTTACTCGCACATCTTCAAGTTGTGCGATTTCACTTGCATTTTCAACCGCTGCGAGTGC harbors:
- the pheS gene encoding phenylalanine--tRNA ligase subunit alpha; translation: MNLENIVSQALAAVENASEIAQLEDVRVNYLGKKGQITDLLKTLGKMDPQERKTAGQVINQAKQSVQEQINIKRETLVSEALAKKLAAETIDVTLPGRVLPSGGLHPVTRTIERIESFFGELGFAVKAGPEVEDDFHNFDALNIPEHHPARADHDTFYFNPKLVLRTQTSGVQIRTMETEQPPLRIISPGRVYRNDYDQTHTPMFHQVEGLMVDTDVSFTELKGILHDFLRNFFEEDMEIRFRPSYFPFTEPSAEVDVMGKNGKWLEVLGCGMVHPNVLKSVGIDPEKYTGFAFGMGVERLTMLRYGVNDLRAFFENDLKFLNQFR